One region of Molothrus aeneus isolate 106 chromosome 1, BPBGC_Maene_1.0, whole genome shotgun sequence genomic DNA includes:
- the DECR1 gene encoding 2,4-dienoyl-CoA reductase [(3E)-enoyl-CoA-producing], mitochondrial, with product MAAAAAAGLWRRGVRGPCAFGTGRFFSRGPNVLHQESSAPQAAFFSPLQKVMLPPNTFQGKVAFITGGGTGLGKGMTTALSSLGAKCVIASRKLDVLKGTADEISSKTGNKVHAIQCDVRDPVSVKNAVAETIQLAGHPDVVINNAAGNFISPSERLSANAWKTITDIVLNGTAFVTLEIGKELIKVKKGAAFLAITTIYAESGSGFVLPSASAKAGVEAMSKSLAAEWGRYGMRFNVIQPGPIKTKGAFSRLDPTGAFEKMMIERIPCGRLGTIEEIANLAAYFCSDYASWVNGAVIRMDGGEYVSMAGEFNALKKVTKEQWDMMEAMIRKTKGS from the exons atggcggcggcagcggcggcggggctgtGGCGGCGCGGGGTGCGCGGCCCCTGCGCGTTCGGCACCGGGCGG tttttcagcCGTGGGCCCAATGTGCTGCATCAAGAGAGCAGTGCACCACAAGCTGCATTCTTCTCACCTCTTCAAAAAGTGATGTTGCCACCAAATACCTTCCAAGGGAAAGTGGCCTTTATAACTGGTGGAGGTACTGGGCTTGGCAAAGGGATGACAACAGCTTTGTCCAGTTTAGGTGCCAAGTGTGTTATAGCAAGCCG GAAGCTGGATGTTTTGAAAGGAACAGCAGATGAAATTTCTTCTAAAACAGGGAATAAG GTTCATGCCATCCAGTGTGATGTGAGAGATCCTGTTTCAGTTAAGAATGCTGTTGCTGAAACAATCCAACTGGCAGGACATCCTGAT GTTGTGATAAACAATGCAGCTGGaaattttatttccccttctGAACGACTTTCTGCTAATGCCTGGAAAACAATAACTGATATTGTACTTAATGGTACTGCCTTTGTAACTCTGGAAATTGGAAAGGAGCtcattaaagtaaaaaaag GAGCAGCATTCCTGGCTATTACAACAATTTATGCAGAGAGTGGTTCAGGATTTGTGTTGCCAAGTGCCTCTGCCAAAGCTGGTGTAGAAGCAATGAGCAA GTCTCTTGCGGCTGAATGGGGTAGATATGGCATGAGATTCAATGTGATTCAACCAGGTCCAATAAAAACAAAG GGTGCTTTTAGCCGCCTTGACCCAACAGGCGCATTTGAGAAGATGATGATTGAGAGGATTCCCTGTGGTCGTCTGGGTACTATAGAAGAAATTGCAAATCTTGCTGCTTATTTCTGCAGTGATTATGCAAGCTGGGTTAATGGAGCA GTTATCAGAATGGATGGTGGAGAATATGTTTCTATGGCAGGAGAATTCAATGCTTTGAAGAAG GTTACCAAAGAGCAGTGGGATATGATGGAAGCAATgattagaaaaacaaaaggctCCTAA
- the LOC136555794 gene encoding basic proline-rich protein-like: MFRAALCACSVGRSGGRRASTESRGRRGTGETAPAPGAAKRRTCEKTYFGTTQGHLDHSHSESHSRAPAPTPPRLPPGPASASPGPRAPPQPPGPFPASSWPRPSPRAPPQPPGPAPGPAPAPGPRPSPPGPAPAPGPRPSPRAPPQPPGPFPASSRPRPSPGSALAPSRPRPSPGPAPGPASAPPASVSAQLPAPRTRAGPRLRR, encoded by the exons atGTTCCGCGCCGCGCTCTGCGCCTGCTCCGTGGGGAGGAGCGGCGGGCGCCGGGCGAGCACCGAGAGCCGCGGGCGTCGGGGAACCGGCGAGACCGCCCCCGCCCCAGGTGCTGCAAAACGTAGAACat GTGAAAAAACCTATTTTGGAACAACACAGGGGCACCTCGACCACAGCCACAGCGAGAGCCACAGCAGAGCGCCCGCCCCGACTCCGCCTCGGCTTCCCCCGGGCCCCGCCTCGGCTTCCCCCGGGCCCCGGGCCCCGCCCCAGCCCCCGGGCCCCTTCCCGGCCTCTTCCTGGCCCCGCCCCAGCCCCCGGGCCCCGCCCCAGCCCCCGGGCCCCGCCCCGGGCCCCGCCCCAGCACCCGGGCCCCGCCCCAGCCCCCCGGGCCCCGCCCCAGCCCCCGGGCCCCGCCCCAGCCCCCGGGCCCCGCCCCAGCCCCCGGGCCCCTTCCCGGCCTCTTCCCGGCCCCgccccagccccggctccgCCCTGGCCCCGTCTCGGCCtcgccccagccctggccccgcccccggccccgcctctGCCCCGCCCGCCTCCGTCTCGGCCCAGCTCCCGGCCCCGCGCACGCGCGCCGGCCCACGGCTGCGGAGGTAG